The following are encoded in a window of Paenibacillus polymyxa genomic DNA:
- a CDS encoding LysR family transcriptional regulator — MELRHLKYFLAIAEAGQITAAAKKLQIAQPPLSQQLMQLEEELGVKLVHRGSRSIQLTEAGIILQNRAKQILELTDATTREINDFAMGMKGTLTIGTVSSSGATLMKDRLSEFHKTYAGVKFEIHEGNTFMILDLLNKGIVEVGIVRTPFNTTDLGCRYASTEPMIAVMTEEYDWNPEQKTISLSELKNRPLIVYRRFEQLIHDTCMKYGFEPNFFCKNDDARTTLHWANEGLGIGMISRSALSLGSNNQLIVKEIMCEELHTRVAAVWLKDKYMSSLASRFIESFSQASDGADLR; from the coding sequence ATGGAATTGAGACATCTCAAGTATTTTTTGGCGATCGCAGAGGCCGGACAGATTACAGCGGCAGCCAAAAAGCTGCAAATCGCGCAGCCTCCCTTAAGTCAGCAGCTCATGCAGCTAGAGGAAGAGCTTGGCGTAAAGCTCGTGCATCGAGGCTCACGAAGCATCCAGTTGACGGAGGCCGGCATTATTTTACAGAACAGGGCCAAGCAGATTTTGGAGCTGACAGATGCCACGACAAGAGAGATAAACGATTTTGCCATGGGGATGAAAGGTACGCTCACCATTGGAACGGTCTCCTCCTCTGGGGCAACGCTGATGAAAGACAGGCTTTCCGAATTTCATAAAACCTATGCGGGTGTGAAATTTGAAATTCATGAGGGAAATACGTTCATGATTCTCGATCTTTTGAACAAAGGAATTGTCGAGGTCGGTATCGTCAGAACCCCTTTTAATACTACCGATTTAGGGTGTAGATATGCGTCCACTGAGCCGATGATAGCAGTGATGACAGAAGAATATGACTGGAACCCCGAACAGAAGACCATTTCATTGTCTGAGTTGAAGAACAGGCCGCTCATCGTATATCGCCGCTTTGAACAATTGATCCACGACACTTGTATGAAGTATGGCTTTGAGCCGAATTTCTTTTGTAAAAACGATGATGCTCGCACCACGCTTCACTGGGCTAATGAAGGGCTGGGGATCGGTATGATTTCGCGGTCTGCGTTGTCACTCGGAAGCAATAACCAGTTAATCGTTAAGGAAATTATGTGTGAGGAATTGCATACACGTGTGGCGGCTGTCTGGCTGAAGGATAAATACATGTCTTCTCTAGCCTCTCGATTCATCGAAAGTTTTAGCCAAGCATCCGATGGAGCTGACTTAAGGTAG
- a CDS encoding ABC transporter ATP-binding protein: MNQDLYIHGLSKTFSQITALHETNLVVRRGKFTTLLGPSGCGKTTLLRLIAGLETPDTGTITMGEEILFSAERKKDIPAHLRHFGMVFQDFALWPHMTVFENVAFGLRAGKRGKGFASVRDKELRTVVLEALDMVRLSGMEDRYPHQLSGGQQQRVAFARAVAIRPRLVLFDEPLSALDAVLREEMRIEMLSLVRDLGLTALYVTHDQIEAMSMSDEVVVMKSGHILQTGTPEVIYGCPAHPEVARFIGKSNWLEPERTLFRPEHVRWEQEQADQHAFTVEILHVSYVGDRYEIRILAENGEQWTAYHSIRLPIGQQMRIWVSPQHIHQLEA; this comes from the coding sequence ATGAATCAGGATCTATATATTCACGGATTAAGTAAAACCTTTAGCCAAATAACCGCGCTGCATGAGACGAATCTGGTAGTACGACGGGGCAAATTCACAACACTGCTCGGACCGTCCGGCTGTGGGAAAACAACGCTCTTGCGCTTGATTGCTGGTCTGGAGACACCCGATACTGGCACAATCACGATGGGAGAGGAAATCCTTTTTTCGGCAGAACGCAAAAAGGATATTCCCGCACATCTCCGCCACTTTGGGATGGTCTTCCAGGATTTCGCGCTGTGGCCGCATATGACGGTGTTTGAAAATGTGGCCTTCGGCCTGCGTGCGGGCAAGCGAGGGAAAGGGTTCGCCAGCGTACGAGACAAGGAACTGCGGACCGTGGTGCTGGAGGCGCTCGATATGGTCAGATTGTCAGGGATGGAGGATCGGTATCCTCATCAGCTGTCCGGTGGCCAGCAGCAGCGGGTTGCCTTTGCAAGAGCGGTTGCTATCCGGCCTCGACTTGTGTTGTTCGACGAGCCACTCAGTGCGCTGGATGCGGTGCTACGGGAGGAGATGCGCATTGAGATGCTATCGCTTGTGCGCGATCTGGGGCTGACCGCTCTATATGTCACCCATGATCAGATCGAGGCCATGTCCATGTCTGATGAAGTGGTTGTTATGAAAAGTGGACATATTTTGCAGACCGGAACACCAGAGGTGATCTACGGTTGCCCGGCTCATCCAGAGGTGGCGAGGTTTATTGGCAAATCCAACTGGCTGGAGCCGGAACGGACACTATTTCGTCCTGAACATGTGCGTTGGGAACAGGAGCAAGCGGATCAGCATGCTTTTACAGTAGAGATCCTGCATGTCAGCTATGTCGGCGATCGTTATGAAATTCGTATACTAGCCGAGAACGGCGAGCAATGGACTGCATATCATTCCATCCGCTTGCCCATAGGTCAACAAATGCGCATTTGGGTATCACCGCAACACATCCACCAACTTGAAGCATAG
- a CDS encoding LysR family transcriptional regulator, giving the protein MNLSLLKLHIVELLNKHHKITTVAELLGLKQPTVTFHMKNLEREFGVKLFDTRMGKIILTDAGNALLHYASKINALAAEAERVVREFDTLQRGSIRIGASYVPATYLLPAVLHRFAREHPGIHIALSVKTAPVIKDMLARHEIDLGIISAEPFQSPTLLSESLGEDELILICSPTHPLANETDLTPELIASSSFVLHGKESSTRHVTDKWLERGSRRLPSYLELDSLEAIKQAVMLGEHISFISRIAVQSEVDRGLLVVRPIPGQSVERYIYMVSNKDRHRSALIHRFTEYLSWNQD; this is encoded by the coding sequence GTGAACTTAAGTCTTTTAAAGTTACATATTGTAGAGCTGCTAAATAAGCACCATAAAATCACCACAGTCGCCGAGCTTCTTGGCCTGAAGCAACCCACCGTTACTTTTCATATGAAAAATCTGGAGCGTGAATTCGGAGTAAAGCTGTTTGACACACGTATGGGCAAAATCATCCTGACGGATGCCGGAAATGCACTGCTGCACTATGCCAGCAAAATTAATGCACTGGCTGCTGAAGCTGAGCGAGTCGTCCGCGAGTTCGATACGCTCCAGCGGGGAAGTATACGTATTGGCGCAAGCTATGTACCCGCTACCTACCTACTTCCTGCTGTGCTGCACCGCTTTGCCCGTGAGCATCCGGGCATTCACATCGCCTTGTCTGTGAAAACAGCGCCCGTGATCAAGGACATGCTCGCTCGCCACGAAATTGACCTCGGCATCATTTCGGCAGAGCCGTTTCAATCCCCAACGCTACTCTCAGAATCCTTAGGCGAAGATGAACTGATACTCATCTGCTCACCCACTCATCCGCTCGCCAACGAAACCGATTTGACGCCCGAGCTGATCGCTTCTTCCTCCTTCGTATTACATGGCAAGGAATCCAGCACACGCCATGTGACCGACAAATGGCTGGAGCGTGGGAGTCGGCGACTTCCTTCCTACCTGGAGCTGGATTCACTAGAAGCCATTAAACAGGCGGTTATGCTGGGAGAACACATCTCCTTTATCTCTCGCATTGCCGTACAGTCAGAGGTTGACCGGGGCTTACTGGTTGTAAGACCTATTCCGGGGCAGTCTGTTGAGCGGTACATCTATATGGTCAGCAACAAAGACCGTCATCGCTCGGCGCTCATTCACAGATTCACCGAATATTTGTCATGGAACCAAGATTAA
- the argS gene encoding arginine--tRNA ligase, with the protein MTSNPLELINQKVTSAIEAAVLATGIVSREELPTITLEVPKDKSHGDLATNAAMQLTRIAKKNPRQIAEDLIANMDLASASIESAEIAGPGFINFRLNKSYLYAVIGQVQEQGTDYGRIQEGAGKKVQIEFVSANPTGSLHLGHARGAAVGDALCNVLDFAGYKVTREYYINDAGNQIYNMSRSIEARYLQELGQPAEMPEDGYHGEDIIGFAKELVAEKGDSLLSMEPGDRAAYFRDYGLEKELNKIKRDLELFRVPFDSWFSETSLYENGEVLKALNELRDREEIYEKDGATWLNTTKYGDDKDRVLIKNDGTYTYLTPDIAYHRDKYARGYDTIINIWGADHHGYIPRMKAAMEALGNDPDKLKVLIAQMVSLFQNGEKVKMSKRTGKAVTMEDLMEEVGVDAIRYFFTMRSMDSHLDFDMDLAISTSNENPVFYVQYAHARACSVYRQAEEQGIAVLPLAEVDLSKLTAEHEYDLLRKIGELPEEVSVAAANFAPHRMIRYVYELASLFHSYYKAERVITEDAAQTQARLALFGAVRTTIANVLKLVGVSAPERM; encoded by the coding sequence ATGACAAGCAATCCACTGGAACTTATTAATCAAAAGGTGACTTCAGCAATCGAGGCGGCGGTGCTGGCTACCGGAATCGTGAGCCGCGAAGAGCTGCCGACCATTACGCTGGAGGTGCCAAAGGACAAGTCACACGGTGATTTGGCTACCAACGCTGCGATGCAGCTCACCCGCATTGCAAAGAAGAACCCACGGCAAATCGCTGAAGATTTGATCGCGAATATGGATTTAGCTTCCGCTTCTATTGAAAGTGCGGAAATCGCTGGACCGGGCTTTATTAACTTTCGCCTGAACAAGAGCTACCTGTATGCAGTCATTGGGCAAGTGCAGGAGCAGGGGACAGATTACGGGCGTATACAGGAAGGTGCAGGCAAAAAGGTACAAATCGAGTTTGTCAGCGCCAATCCGACAGGTAGCCTTCACTTAGGTCATGCACGTGGTGCAGCCGTAGGGGATGCTCTCTGCAACGTGCTTGATTTTGCAGGATACAAAGTAACTCGTGAATACTACATTAATGATGCGGGCAACCAGATTTACAACATGAGCCGCTCTATTGAAGCGCGTTATTTGCAGGAGCTGGGACAGCCTGCGGAGATGCCGGAGGATGGTTACCATGGTGAGGATATCATCGGGTTTGCCAAGGAACTGGTGGCCGAAAAGGGCGATTCTCTGTTGTCCATGGAACCGGGAGATCGCGCAGCTTATTTCCGTGACTACGGTCTGGAAAAGGAACTGAACAAGATCAAGCGCGACCTGGAGCTGTTCCGTGTACCTTTTGACTCCTGGTTCAGCGAAACATCACTGTATGAAAACGGTGAAGTGCTTAAAGCGCTGAATGAGCTGCGTGACCGTGAGGAGATTTACGAGAAGGACGGAGCTACATGGCTCAATACGACCAAGTACGGCGACGATAAAGACCGTGTCTTGATCAAAAATGACGGTACATATACGTACCTAACCCCAGATATCGCTTACCATCGCGATAAATATGCTCGTGGTTATGACACGATCATCAACATTTGGGGAGCGGATCACCACGGCTACATTCCACGGATGAAGGCAGCAATGGAAGCACTGGGCAATGATCCAGATAAGCTTAAAGTGCTGATTGCCCAAATGGTCAGCTTGTTCCAAAATGGGGAAAAAGTAAAAATGTCCAAACGTACCGGCAAGGCCGTGACGATGGAAGATCTGATGGAAGAAGTGGGTGTAGACGCGATCCGTTACTTCTTCACTATGCGCAGCATGGATTCGCACCTGGATTTTGACATGGATTTGGCGATTTCCACTTCCAATGAGAATCCAGTATTCTACGTACAATATGCGCACGCACGTGCATGTAGCGTATATCGTCAAGCCGAAGAGCAAGGTATTGCTGTGCTGCCGTTGGCGGAAGTTGACTTGTCCAAGCTGACGGCTGAACATGAATACGATCTGTTACGCAAAATCGGTGAGCTGCCGGAAGAAGTATCGGTAGCGGCTGCAAACTTTGCACCACACCGTATGATTCGCTATGTCTACGAGCTGGCTTCATTGTTCCACAGCTACTATAAGGCAGAGCGCGTCATCACAGAGGATGCCGCTCAAACACAGGCACGCTTGGCGTTGTTTGGTGCGGTGCGCACGACCATTGCCAACGTACTGAAGCTGGTGGGCGTGTCTGCACCAGAACGTATGTAA
- a CDS encoding ABC transporter ATP-binding protein: protein MLKFAVFLKPYKKETILGPLFKLIEAILELLLPTMVALMINHGVGKGDTHYVWQMGLLMLLMTILGFGSSLVCQFYAARASQGFGTTLRNTMFKHISSFSYADLDKFGTPSLINRITNDVNQLQTAVAMLIRLVIRAPFICIGAIIMSMILDFRLALVLLAATPILALILYVVITKASPLYRLYQKKLDKIALVLSENLTGVRVIRAFAKRGAERVKFNAASDDLTQTAIRVGRISALLSPATLLVVNGAIIAILWIGGIHIQYGSLTQGEIIAFINYITQILLALIVVTNLIILFTKAATSAARIQEVLDTQASISDTAATPTSIDREGASEHGAVPAISFDHVSFGYNKTGQLALSDVVVNIYPGETVGIIGGTGSGKSTFVNLIPRFYDAVEGRVQVDGIDVRQYKLEQLRQKIGIVPQKALLFTGTIADNIRWGHEHATDEEVAQAAAIAQADEFISNLPEKFDAPITRGGLNLSGGQKQRLTIARAIVGNPQILILDDSSSALDFATDAALRKSLRENSTSMTVLLVSQRVSSVQHADKIIVFDEGRIVGIGTHEQLMSSSDVYQEINHSQLSTQEVDQ from the coding sequence TTGCTGAAATTTGCTGTTTTTTTGAAACCCTATAAAAAGGAAACGATTCTTGGACCTCTGTTTAAACTAATTGAGGCCATCCTGGAACTATTGCTGCCTACGATGGTTGCTTTAATGATCAATCATGGCGTAGGTAAAGGAGACACCCATTATGTTTGGCAGATGGGTCTTTTGATGTTACTCATGACTATACTGGGCTTTGGCAGTTCATTAGTGTGTCAGTTTTACGCAGCTCGTGCCTCTCAAGGATTCGGAACTACGCTGCGCAATACGATGTTTAAGCATATTTCTTCGTTTTCTTATGCTGATCTCGATAAATTCGGTACACCCTCGCTTATCAACCGGATTACGAATGATGTCAATCAGCTGCAAACAGCTGTTGCGATGTTGATTCGTTTGGTCATTCGTGCTCCTTTTATTTGTATCGGGGCGATTATCATGTCCATGATTCTGGACTTCCGCCTTGCTTTGGTGCTATTGGCGGCTACACCGATTCTGGCTTTGATTCTGTATGTAGTCATTACGAAGGCTTCTCCCCTGTACCGGCTATACCAGAAAAAACTCGATAAAATCGCTCTGGTACTTAGCGAAAATCTTACAGGCGTACGGGTCATACGTGCATTTGCCAAAAGAGGAGCTGAACGAGTAAAGTTCAATGCCGCCTCAGATGACCTGACCCAGACTGCTATTCGTGTCGGACGTATTTCTGCTTTGCTAAGCCCCGCCACCTTGTTGGTGGTGAACGGAGCTATTATTGCTATCCTGTGGATCGGCGGCATCCATATCCAATATGGATCTCTTACACAAGGGGAGATTATTGCCTTCATTAATTACATTACGCAAATTTTACTGGCTCTGATTGTGGTAACCAATTTAATTATTTTGTTCACCAAAGCTGCCACTTCAGCAGCGCGTATTCAGGAGGTCCTAGACACACAAGCTTCGATTTCCGACACTGCTGCTACCCCTACATCTATAGACAGGGAGGGAGCAAGTGAGCATGGCGCTGTACCAGCCATCTCTTTTGATCATGTTTCCTTTGGATACAATAAGACAGGACAACTGGCACTGAGCGATGTAGTAGTAAACATCTATCCCGGTGAAACGGTCGGCATCATCGGAGGAACAGGTTCGGGGAAATCCACCTTTGTGAATCTTATTCCCCGCTTCTATGATGCGGTAGAGGGTCGTGTGCAGGTTGATGGCATCGACGTTCGGCAATATAAGCTCGAGCAATTGCGGCAGAAAATCGGAATTGTCCCTCAGAAGGCACTGCTGTTCACTGGTACTATAGCGGATAATATCCGTTGGGGGCATGAACACGCTACCGACGAGGAAGTCGCTCAAGCCGCAGCAATCGCGCAAGCGGATGAGTTCATTTCCAACCTGCCGGAAAAATTCGATGCTCCGATCACCCGAGGGGGGCTTAATTTGTCAGGAGGACAAAAGCAGCGACTTACCATTGCCCGAGCTATTGTCGGCAATCCGCAAATTCTCATTTTGGATGACTCCTCAAGCGCACTTGATTTTGCAACCGACGCCGCCCTCCGTAAATCGTTACGGGAAAATAGCACCAGCATGACCGTCCTGTTGGTCTCGCAACGAGTAAGCAGCGTACAGCATGCTGATAAAATAATTGTGTTTGATGAGGGACGGATTGTCGGTATCGGCACACATGAACAGTTGATGAGCAGCTCAGATGTATATCAGGAAATTAATCATTCCCAGCTCTCAACGCAGGAGGTAGACCAATGA
- a CDS encoding DUF1934 domain-containing protein, with protein sequence MEFEYMPHNAKVRIRLHSHHDGEDVVQELPGEAIVRGKHLYIRYDEPQESPEGGTTRNTVKIGSDELKLIRHGEVQSEQSFALGRRLPGFYRSPYLNLNMSAHTQKLDIRMDGFTGHVSWTYDLYVFEDFSGHFAISLHIQEEQ encoded by the coding sequence ATGGAGTTTGAATACATGCCACATAATGCAAAGGTCCGAATCCGTCTTCATAGTCATCATGACGGAGAAGATGTGGTACAGGAACTTCCCGGAGAAGCGATCGTGCGTGGGAAGCATCTATATATAAGGTACGATGAGCCGCAAGAAAGTCCTGAGGGCGGTACGACACGGAACACAGTCAAAATCGGATCGGATGAGCTAAAGCTGATTCGTCACGGTGAGGTACAATCAGAGCAGTCGTTTGCGCTGGGACGCAGGTTGCCTGGATTTTACCGCTCGCCTTATTTAAACCTGAACATGTCTGCGCATACGCAGAAGCTCGATATTCGGATGGATGGTTTCACCGGACATGTGAGCTGGACCTATGATCTGTACGTATTTGAGGATTTCTCGGGGCATTTTGCCATCAGTTTGCATATACAGGAGGAGCAATAA
- a CDS encoding ABC transporter substrate-binding protein encodes MMNRHIFRTGWKKGTMLALTLTFGLAVAGCGTATTSKDEAQTTGSAGQAEAASTDQKLVVYSAGPDGLAKKLVAGYEAQSGVKVELFQGTTGKILARMEAEKTNPVADVVVLASLPSVQGLKKEGLTLPYPDAKNADKLNPDWSDKEGNYFSTSASALGIAYNTKLVKTPPTSWADLAKPEYKDQVNIPDPSLSGSALDFMTGYLSAKGDGGWTLFEQYKANGVAMAGANQEALDPVITGAKGVVVAAVDYMTYKAKAKGEPIDIVYPTEGTVISPRPAAILKSTQHEQNAKAFIDYLLSEEAQKLVADASLLPGRTDVKADKRANLDEIPLLKTNWEWMGEHGSDVTEKFTQMFK; translated from the coding sequence ATGATGAATAGGCATATTTTTCGTACAGGATGGAAAAAAGGGACGATGCTCGCATTAACCTTGACTTTTGGACTCGCTGTGGCGGGTTGCGGAACAGCTACAACATCCAAGGATGAGGCACAAACTACTGGATCAGCAGGACAAGCGGAGGCGGCATCCACCGATCAGAAGTTGGTGGTCTACAGCGCAGGCCCGGATGGACTGGCGAAAAAGCTGGTAGCAGGGTATGAGGCGCAGAGCGGAGTTAAGGTAGAGTTGTTCCAGGGAACGACAGGAAAAATTTTGGCCCGTATGGAAGCCGAGAAGACGAATCCGGTAGCGGACGTGGTTGTGCTGGCATCGCTTCCGTCTGTACAAGGCTTGAAAAAGGAAGGACTCACGCTGCCTTACCCGGATGCCAAGAACGCAGACAAGCTAAATCCAGACTGGTCCGATAAGGAAGGCAACTACTTCAGTACCAGTGCTTCTGCTCTGGGTATTGCGTATAACACGAAGCTGGTGAAAACACCACCAACTTCATGGGCTGATTTGGCGAAGCCTGAGTACAAGGATCAGGTTAATATTCCCGATCCATCCCTGTCCGGCTCAGCGTTGGATTTTATGACAGGCTATCTGAGCGCCAAGGGCGATGGAGGCTGGACGTTGTTCGAGCAGTACAAGGCTAACGGTGTTGCTATGGCTGGTGCCAATCAGGAAGCGCTGGACCCCGTGATTACCGGAGCTAAAGGTGTAGTCGTCGCTGCGGTCGATTACATGACCTACAAGGCTAAAGCCAAAGGTGAGCCGATTGATATCGTCTATCCGACAGAGGGAACAGTCATCAGCCCACGTCCTGCCGCAATTCTCAAGTCAACGCAGCATGAGCAGAATGCCAAGGCATTTATTGATTATCTGTTGTCGGAAGAGGCACAGAAACTAGTAGCAGATGCCTCCTTACTCCCGGGCCGCACGGATGTCAAAGCCGACAAGCGTGCCAACCTGGACGAGATTCCATTGTTGAAGACCAATTGGGAATGGATGGGCGAGCATGGATCAGACGTGACGGAGAAGTTCACGCAAATGTTCAAGTAA